Proteins co-encoded in one Spirosoma endbachense genomic window:
- a CDS encoding DUF1553 domain-containing protein gives MKNTGLTKQIRSSLLLLGLTCFCTAVLLQACSSVEKPADIANLADKLPETVDYNLHVKPILSDKCFFCHGPDKNSQKAGLELATREGALAALKKARHKHAIVPGDLDKSEVYHRIITADEQEMMPPKASNRVLSTYEKAVLIKWIEQGADYKQHWALIKPEKSKLPDVQDKRWPKNAIDYFTLHKMEEKGLKPAPEADKETLLRRVSLDLTGLPPTLDERDAFLADKSPNAYEKVVNRLLQSPHYGEKMAVDWLDLARYADTHGYTVDRYRSMWPWRDWVIQSFNQNRPFSQFITWQLAGDLLPQPTREQRLATGFNRNHSQNMEGGIINEEFRVEYVADRTNTLGTAMLGMTVECARCHDHKFDPISQKDYYSLFAFFNNVDEAGQISWDDAIPVPTLLLTEKKQDSLLTYIDTKIKTAETTLAKTVQTEKPAFEQWRKEADNVISFAPQTGLQARFTFDKLVNGKFVSEVSGTDKGTVVDPVLAAGKFGQAFQSNGDDILSLGKVGIFHRAQPFSIGVWVNIPKELNKGVILHKGQGDILYNFRGYFLNIRERKAELLMAHTWPYNNIVRISQALLPKQQWIHLTMTYDGSSKARGLKLYIDGKEASMITEKDNLYKDIIWPKGTHLGKEQPGLQVGADMRGAGFKNGLVDELVVYGRELTAAEVSMLATTTGTLATRQATVTDANVSFPYYLSTRSLAYQQQQTALQQLRTERNKLVEAIPELMVMEEMKTPRPTFLLKRGVYDAHGQRVRPDVPASILPFSPEFPRNRLGLAKWLLHPDNPLTARVVVNRYWQTYFGTGLQKSSNNFGNQGGLPTHPELLDWLAITFRDGRNATDRWNMKAMQKLIVMSATYRQSSHASREGFQHDPENTWLSRGPSSRLTAEMIRDNALAASGLLSAKMGGPSVKPYQPAGLWAVNDDVYKQDKGENLFRRSLYTFWRRTNPPPSMNTFDAPSRSYCVVQRQKTSTPLQALILLNDPQFVEAASVVAQQSLTHYQSLPDQLTYSFQLLTSRKPTTRELAILTRLYGQEYQKFRKSPAKVRGWIQAGAHKPANITDMPALAAGAVVASTVMNSEAFVTKH, from the coding sequence ATGAAAAACACAGGACTTACGAAACAAATCCGTTCCAGTCTCTTGCTGCTAGGGCTTACTTGTTTCTGTACTGCTGTGCTCTTGCAAGCCTGTAGTTCTGTCGAAAAACCCGCCGACATTGCCAACCTGGCGGATAAGCTCCCCGAAACGGTCGATTACAACCTACACGTTAAACCCATTCTCTCGGATAAGTGCTTTTTCTGCCATGGCCCAGACAAAAACAGTCAGAAAGCCGGTCTGGAACTGGCCACCCGTGAAGGAGCCCTGGCAGCCTTAAAAAAAGCCAGACACAAGCATGCCATTGTTCCCGGTGATCTGGACAAAAGCGAAGTATACCATCGGATTATTACCGCCGATGAACAGGAGATGATGCCGCCTAAAGCATCTAACCGCGTACTGTCGACTTACGAAAAGGCCGTACTCATCAAATGGATTGAGCAAGGTGCGGACTATAAACAGCACTGGGCGCTCATCAAGCCAGAAAAATCAAAACTACCTGATGTACAGGATAAGCGCTGGCCTAAAAACGCCATTGATTATTTTACACTCCATAAAATGGAGGAGAAAGGGCTGAAACCTGCGCCTGAAGCCGATAAAGAAACGCTGCTGCGCCGGGTGTCGCTCGACCTGACGGGTTTACCGCCAACCCTGGACGAAAGAGACGCATTTCTGGCCGACAAATCGCCGAATGCGTACGAAAAAGTGGTCAACCGATTGTTACAATCACCCCATTACGGCGAAAAAATGGCTGTCGACTGGCTGGACCTGGCCCGATATGCCGACACGCACGGCTATACAGTGGATCGTTATCGGTCGATGTGGCCATGGCGGGATTGGGTCATTCAATCGTTCAACCAAAACCGGCCGTTTAGCCAATTCATTACCTGGCAACTGGCCGGTGACTTGCTGCCACAGCCAACGCGTGAGCAGCGGCTGGCGACAGGTTTCAACCGGAACCACTCCCAGAATATGGAAGGGGGGATTATTAACGAAGAATTTCGGGTTGAATATGTGGCTGACCGCACCAACACGCTGGGTACGGCCATGCTGGGTATGACGGTGGAATGTGCCCGTTGCCACGACCACAAATTTGACCCGATTTCGCAGAAGGATTATTATAGCCTGTTTGCGTTTTTTAACAATGTTGATGAGGCCGGACAGATTTCGTGGGACGATGCCATACCGGTGCCTACCCTGCTGCTGACCGAAAAGAAACAGGATAGTCTGCTGACTTATATCGATACGAAGATCAAAACGGCGGAAACGACCCTTGCCAAAACCGTTCAGACCGAAAAGCCAGCCTTTGAACAATGGCGGAAAGAGGCAGATAATGTAATCTCGTTTGCTCCCCAGACCGGGCTTCAGGCTCGATTTACCTTCGATAAGCTGGTCAATGGGAAGTTCGTAAGTGAGGTTTCAGGAACAGATAAAGGAACTGTGGTCGATCCGGTACTGGCTGCGGGCAAGTTCGGGCAGGCATTTCAATCCAATGGCGATGATATTCTGAGCCTCGGCAAAGTGGGTATTTTTCATCGGGCGCAGCCATTTTCGATCGGTGTGTGGGTGAATATTCCTAAAGAGCTGAACAAGGGCGTGATTTTACACAAAGGACAGGGTGATATTCTGTACAATTTCAGGGGCTATTTTCTGAACATCCGCGAGCGGAAAGCCGAATTACTGATGGCCCACACCTGGCCGTACAACAATATCGTCAGGATTAGTCAGGCATTGTTGCCGAAGCAACAATGGATTCACCTGACCATGACCTACGATGGGTCGAGCAAAGCCCGTGGCCTGAAGCTGTATATCGATGGCAAAGAAGCGTCGATGATCACGGAAAAAGACAATCTGTACAAGGACATCATCTGGCCCAAAGGCACGCATTTAGGGAAAGAACAGCCCGGTTTGCAGGTAGGTGCCGATATGAGGGGAGCCGGTTTTAAAAATGGATTGGTCGATGAGCTGGTTGTCTACGGCCGTGAACTCACGGCTGCTGAAGTGTCCATGCTGGCAACTACTACCGGGACTTTGGCCACCCGTCAGGCAACCGTGACCGACGCAAACGTATCGTTTCCCTACTACCTGTCAACCAGATCATTGGCTTATCAGCAGCAGCAAACAGCCTTACAACAGCTTCGAACAGAGCGTAATAAGCTTGTAGAAGCCATCCCGGAATTAATGGTGATGGAGGAGATGAAAACACCCCGGCCTACCTTCCTGCTTAAACGTGGTGTTTACGACGCACATGGTCAACGGGTACGCCCCGATGTACCGGCCAGTATTCTGCCTTTTTCGCCGGAATTTCCACGGAACCGACTAGGGCTGGCAAAATGGCTCCTTCATCCTGATAATCCGCTGACGGCCCGTGTTGTAGTGAATCGCTACTGGCAAACGTACTTCGGAACCGGTCTCCAGAAATCGTCCAATAATTTTGGCAATCAGGGAGGATTGCCTACGCACCCCGAACTACTAGACTGGCTGGCCATCACGTTTCGGGATGGTAGAAATGCAACGGACCGCTGGAATATGAAAGCGATGCAGAAACTGATCGTTATGTCGGCCACATATCGCCAATCGTCCCACGCCAGCCGCGAAGGATTTCAGCATGACCCGGAAAATACATGGTTATCACGCGGACCATCTTCCCGCTTAACGGCAGAAATGATTCGCGATAACGCCCTGGCCGCCAGTGGCTTGTTGTCGGCTAAAATGGGCGGGCCAAGCGTGAAGCCTTACCAGCCAGCGGGTTTGTGGGCAGTAAATGACGATGTGTATAAGCAGGATAAAGGCGAAAATCTTTTCCGTCGCAGCTTGTATACGTTCTGGCGACGAACCAATCCTCCACCGTCGATGAATACCTTCGATGCACCTTCGCGCAGCTATTGCGTCGTGCAACGGCAAAAAACCAGTACACCGCTACAAGCGCTGATTCTGCTGAACGATCCGCAGTTTGTCGAAGCGGCCAGCGTAGTTGCCCAGCAGTCGCTGACTCACTATCAGTCTCTGCCAGACCAGTTGACCTACAGTTTTCAACTGTTAACCAGCCGAAAACCGACCACCAGAGAGTTGGCGATTCTGACCCGACTTTATGGGCAGGAGTATCAGAAATTTCGGAAGTCTCCGGCTAAGGTTCGGGGCTGGATTCAGGCCGGAGCGCATAAACCAGCTAACATAACCGATATGCCCGCCCTGGCAGCCGGAGCCGTAGTGGCCAGTACTGTAATGAATTCAGAAGCCTTTGTGACGAAACATTGA